A single genomic interval of Camelina sativa cultivar DH55 chromosome 11, Cs, whole genome shotgun sequence harbors:
- the LOC104723726 gene encoding calmodulin-like protein 8 translates to MEETALTKDQITEFKEAFCLFDKDGDGCITVEELATVIRSLDQNPTEQELQEIITEIDSDGNGTIEFAEFLNLMDKKLQENDVEEELKEAFKVFDKDQNGYISASELSHVMINLGEKLTDEEVEQMIKEADLDGDGQVNYEEFVKMMINIG, encoded by the exons ATGGAAGAGACAGCACTGACAAAAGATCAGATCACTGAGTTCAAAGAAGCCTTTTGTCTCTTCGACAAAGACGGCGACG GTTGTATAACGGTGGAAGAACTTGCAACGGTGATCCGTTCTTTGGATCAGAATCCCACAGAACAAGAACTTCAAGAAATCATCACTGAGATTGACTCTGATGGCAATGGTACCATTGAATTTGCTGAGTTTCTCAACCTCATGGACAAGAAACTTCAG GAAAATGATGTTGAGGAAGAGCTGAAAGAAGCTTTCAAAGTCTTTGACAAAGACCAAAATGGTTACATCTCTGCCAGCGAG TTGAGTCATGTAATGATAAATCTAGGGGAAAAGCTAACAGATGAAGAAGTTGAACAAATGATAAAGGAGGCAGATTTGGATGGTGATGGCCAAGTCAATTATGAAGAATTTGTCAAGATGATGATCaatattggttaa
- the LOC104723725 gene encoding uncharacterized protein LOC104723725, with protein sequence MGNTNATAILTEEESSKLGSNGMSPFGSVSVETTQDQVFLAGEGKHGDEEKESSKLETNGMSLLDSVSVETQDQVAGEGKDGDKKIDSSKLETKVMSLLDSVSVETVQDQLFISGEGKDVDKEKESSKLETNEISPWDSVETTQEHMFLASEEIDGDTEKESSKLETNGMSPLDSISVDTRQDQLFLAGEVKDGDGDEEKESLPEETEPHSKDSVDESKVKNFKEEIDQSGLESFVMETDEKLQKQTSVAEGFETLSQATEVEEFSVIGTQRVVRNSRESDIEEKLCVIDEMVFESASFIEPVGTEENMVNESLDEIVHSEEVANRDQETGMEQRTGRQGFPESEPQEILNVDYRVVHDEEVADEEKADKAISNSKPGSQESNAIQETDLGVSMEDKDKRESSLKRMSRCRSLPVSQNSRSIGDSLVQQLVSEVAFPSRNKMGLEKANTSETLLISCVESNKAQETTESNEMRAPSFGHDRRIEARSDELTEKNPLICEDKTEIYEATIDVEEKTVMLKRSDSVKSRGMEMSLGSLKKHNDSFKETKGSEDNLVDIKASSGSMKGIVRKRSKSSVLGTCLCCTTAMN encoded by the exons ATGGGCAATACCAACGCAACCGCCATTTTAACAG aagaagaaagctcaaAGCTAGGATCCAATGGAATGTCTCCGTTTGGATCTGTTTCCGTAGAGACTACGCAAGATCAGGTGTTTCTTGCAGGTGAAGGTAAACATGGAGATGAAGAGAAGGAGAGCTCAAAGCTAGAAACCAATGGAATGTCTCTATTGGACTCTGTTTCCGTAGAAACGCAAGATCAAGTTGCAGGTGAAGGTAAGGATGGAGATAAAAAGATCGACAGCTCAAAGCTTGAAACCAAAGTAATGTCTCTTTTGGACTCTGTTTCCGTAGAGACCGTACAAGATCAGTTGTTTATTTCAGGTGAAGGCAAAGATgtagataaagagaaagagagctcAAAGCTAGAAACTAATGAAATCTCTCCATGGGATTCCGTAGAAACCACTCAAGAACATATGTTTCTTGCTAGTGAAGAAATAGATGGAGATACAGAGAAAGAGAGCTCAAAGCTAGAAACCAATGGAATGTCTCCGTTGGACTCTATTTCCGTAGATACCAGACAAGATCAGTTGTTTCTTGCAGGTGAAGTaaaagatggagatggagatgaagagaaagagagcttgCCTGAAGAAACAGAACCACATAGCAAGGACTCAGTCGATGAATCGAAAGTAAAGAATTTCAAAGAAGAGATAGACCAGAGTGGCTTGGAGAGCTTTGTAATGGAAACcgatgagaagctccagaaacAAACATCAGTTGCTGAAG GTTTTGAAACTCTGAGTCAAGCGACAGAAGTGGAAGAGTTTTCTGTGATTGGAACTCAACGTGTTGTGAGAAATTCGAGAGAGTCTGATATTGAAGAGAAGCTCTGTGTGATTGATGAGATGGTCTTTGAATCTGCAAGCTTTATTGAACCTGTTGGAACTGAAGAAAACATGGTGAATGAGTCTCTAGACGAAATTGTTCATTCAGAGGAAGTTGCAAATCGTGATCAAGAGACTGGTATGGAACAGAGAACAGGAAGGCAAGGGTTTCCTGAAAGCGAGCCACAGGAGATTCTGAATGTCGACTATCGTGTTGTCCATGATGAGGAAgttgcagatgaagaaaaagcCGATAAGGCGATCTCTAACAGTAAACCTGGTTCACAAGAGTCAAATGCTATTCAAGAGACCGATCTTGGAGTTTCTATGGAAGACAAGGACAAAAGAGAATCAAGCCTAAAACGTATGTCGCGATGCAGATCGCTCCCTGTGAGCCAGAATAGTAGAAGTATCGGGGATTCGCTGGTTCAACAGTTAGTTTCAGAGGTTGCGTTCCCTTCAAGAAACAAGATGGGTTTAGAGAAAGCTAACACATCTGAGACTCTGCTCATTTCTTGCGTAGAAAGCAACAAAGCGCAAGAAACTACTGAAAGCAATGAGATGCGAGCTCCTAGCTTCGGTCATGACCGAAGAATCGAAGCAAGAAGCGATGAATTGACAGAGAAAAATCCATTGATCTGTGAGGACAAGACTGAGATATACGAGGCAACAATCGACGTGGAAGAGAAAACTGTGATGCTGAAGAGAAGTGATTCTGTGAAATCAAGAGGCATGGAGATGTCTCTAGGGTCGTTGAAGAAACACAATGATAGCTTCAAAGAAACCAAGGGCTCAGAAGATAACTTGGTGGACATTAAAGCTTCATCGGGTTCTATGAAAGGCATAGTCAGAAAACGGAGCAAATCTTCGGTCTTAGGAACATGCCTTTGTTGCACCACTGCCatgaattaa
- the LOC104728094 gene encoding ABC transporter G family member 43-like: MLFLMQVISRKDQEQYWCHRDKPYCYVSIDSFIEKFEKSDLGLQLQDELSTPCEKYSQTPIKDALCFKKYSLSNWEMLKACSRREFLLMKRNSFVYVFKSGLLMLIGSITISVYLRTGSTRDARHANYLMGSLFFSLFKLLADGLPELALTISRIAVFCKQKELYFYPAWAHAIRSAILKIPISFLESFLWTSLTYYVIGYSPEMGRFIRQFLIFFALHLSCISMFRAIAAIFRNFVLATTMGTICVLIITVFGGFIVRKPSMPAWLEWGFWLSPLSYAEIGLTANEFFAPKKKKKTSENITLGEQVLDARGLNFGSQSYWNAFSALIGFTLFFNTVFALALTFLKTSQKSRAIVSREKNTQSSEKENVSSSESASQYKNALPFKPLAFTFQDVQYFIETPQGKKLQLLSDVSGAFKPGVLTALMGVSGAGKTTLLDVLSGRKTRGDIKGKIEVGGYLKVQETFARVSGYCEQFDIHSPNLTVQESLQYSAWLRLPSNINSETKSAIVNEVLETIELKEIKDSIVGMAGISGLTTEQRKRLTIAVELVSNPSIIFMDEPTTGLDARAAAIVMRAVKNIAETGRTVVCTIHQPSIDIFEAFDELILMKNGGKIIYYGPIGQHSCKVNEYFLSIPGVSKMKENSNPATWILDLISKSSEDKLGVDLAQMYKESTLFKENKMVIERMRCTSLESDGLILSSRYAQTGWEQFKACLWKHHLSYWRNPSYNLTRIIFMFFTSVLCGTLFWQKAKEINNQQDLFNIFGSMFTVVLYSGINNCSTVLFCVATERNVFYRERFARMYNSWAYSLAQVLVEIPYSLFQSIVYVIIVYPMVGYHLSVFKVFWSFYSIFCSLLIFNYFGMLLVVVTPNVHVAFTLRSSFYSVVNLFAGYVMPKPFLLLMQNIPRWWIWMYYLSPTSWVLNGLLTSQYGDMEKEILAFGEKKKVSAFLEGYFGCKYDSLALVAVVLIAFPILLASLFAFFIGKLNFQNK; the protein is encoded by the exons ATGCTCTTTTTGATGCAGGTTATTTCAAGAAAAGATCAAGAACAGTATTGGTGTCACAGAGACAAACCATATTGTTATGTATCCATTGACTCATTTATTGAGAAATTTGAAAAGTCTGATCTTGGATTACAACTACAAGATGAACTCTCCACGCCATGTGAAAAGTACTCTCAGACTCCTATCAAGGATGCACTGTGCTTTAAAAAATACTCACTTAGTAACTGGGAGATGCTCAAAGCTTGTTCAAGAAGAGAGTTTCTTCTGATGAAACGTAACTCTTTCGTTTACGTATTCAAATCTGGACTT CTAATGTTGATTGGTTCCATCACAATAAGTGTTTATTTACGAACTGGTTCTACAAGAGATGCTCGTCACGCTAATTATCTTATGGGTTCTTtattcttttctctctttaaactTCTTGCTGATGGACTTCCAGAACTCGCTTTGACAATCTCGAGGATTGCCGTGTTCTGCAAGCAAAAAGAGCTTTACTTTTATCCAGCTTGGGCACATGCAATCCGTTCTGCTATTTTAAAGATACCAATTTCGTTTCTTGAATCATTCCTCTGGACATCTCTTACATATTATGTCATTGGTTACAGTCCTGAGATGGGAAG GTTCATTCGCCAGTTCTTGATCTTCTTCGCTTTACACCTTTCATGTATATCAATGTTCCGTGCTATAGCTGCCATCTTTCGAAACTTTGTTCTTGCCACAACCATGGGAACCATCTGTGTACTGATTATCACAGTATTTGGAGGGTTCATTGTTCGAAAAC CTTCAATGCCTGCTTGGCTTGAGTGGGGGTTCTGGCTTTCTCCATTGTCATACGCTGAGATTGGTCTAACCGCAAATGAATTTTTCGCTCC aaaaaaaaaaaaaaaaacatctgaaAACATAACTTTGGGAGAACAAGTTCTCGATGCTCGCGGGTTGAACTTTGGTAGTCAATCTTACTGGAATGCATTTAGCGCTTTAATTGGGTTCACACTCTTCTTTAATACTGTTTTTGCACTAGCCTTAACCTTTCTAAAGA CTTCGCAGAAGTCTCGCGCTATAGTTTCTCGTGAGAAGAACACTCAAAGCTCAGAGAAAGAAAATGTATCAAGTTCTGAATCTGCTTCCCAGTATAAAAATGCATTGCCTTTCAAACCCCTAGCTTTCACATTTCAAGACGTACAATATTTTATTGAGACTCCTCAG ggaaagaagCTGCAGCTTCTCTCTGACGTATCAGGAGCATTCAAGCCAGGTGTACTCACTGCTCTAATGGGTGTGAGTGGGGCTGGTAAAACGACCCTTCTTGATGTTCTCTCGGGTAGGAAAACACGCGGTGACATTAAAGGAAAGATAGAAGTAGGCGGTTACCTTAAGGTTCAAGAAACATTTGCACGAGTTTCAGGTTATTGTGAACAGTTTGATATTCATTCTCCCAATTTAACTGTCCAAGAGTCTCTACAATACTCTGCTTGGCTTCGACTTCCTTCTAACATCAATTCAGAAACGAAGAGC gCAATAGTTAATGAAGTTCTTGAGACGATAGAGTTAAAGGAGATTAAAGATTCCATAGTAGGAATGGCTGGAATAAGCGGTTTAACAACAGAACAACGCAAAAGACTAACAATAGCTGTTGAGCTTGTTTCGAATCCTTCAATCATATTTATGGATGAACCAACAACAGGATTAGATGCAAGAGCTGCTGCAATTGTAATGAGAGCTGTGAAGAACATCGCTGAGACTGGCAGAACTGTTGTTTGTACAATTCACCAGCCGAGCATAGATATCTTTGAAGCATTTGATGAG CTGATTCTGATGAAAAATGGAGGAAAGATTATCTACTATGGACCTATTGGACAACATTCATGCAAAGTTAACGAATATTTCCTG AGCATTCCTGGAGTTTCGAAAATGAAAGAGAACTCTAATCCAGCCACTTGGATACTAGACCTTATTTCTAAATCATCAGAAGACAAACTTGGTGTTGATTTGGCACAGATGTACAAGGAATCAACTCTGTTTAA GGAGAACAAAATGGTAATTGAGCGAATGAGATGTACATCTTTAGAATCTGACGGTTTGATCTTGTCTTCACGATATGCTCAAACGGGTTGGGAACAATTCAAAGCATGCCTGTGGAAACACCATCTCTCTTATTGGAGAAACCCTTCTTACAATCTCACTCGCatcattttcatgtttttcaCTTCTGTTCTCTGTGGCACTCTTTTCTGGCAAAAAGCTAAGGAAAT AAACAATCAGCAAGATCTATTCAACATATTTGGCTCAATGTTCACGGTTGTTCTATACTCTGGAATAAACAACTGCTCAACTGTGTTGTTTTGCGTTGCAACGGAACGTAATGTCTTCTACCGTGAAAGATTTGCTCGTATGTACAACTCATGGGCGTATTCACTTGCTCAGGTGTTGGTTGAAATTCCATACTCATTGTTCCAATCTATTGTATATGTGATAATCGTGTACCCTATGGTTGGCTATCACTTGTCGGTCTTCAAAGTGTTTTGGAGCTTCTACTCAATCTTCTGCTCCTTGCTCATCTTCAACTATTTCGGCATGCTTTTAGTCGTCGTGACCCCAAATGTTCACGTTGCTTTTACTCTCCGCTCTTCTTTTTACTCAGTTGTCAATCTCTTTGCTGGTTATGTCATGCCAAAACCA